The genomic window TTCGGTGAGCCGGTCCAACCGCGATCCGCCGCGGGCAATCCGGAATCCGTGCCGACGGCCCCAGAACGCAGCCTGGACGGCATGGAACTGAGCCCAATGCCGGACGCGCGCGATCGACTTCCGCGGCCTCGGCGAAGACGTCCAGGATGCGGTGGACAGCCTTGCGCAGGTCGTCCGCTTGGAGGAGCGTCAGCGCACGCGTCTTGAGCAGCGTGCCGCCGCCGTAAGCGGGGTCTCCCGCATACCCCTTGGGATCGACGGCCAGCCATGGCTCACGGTCGGCGCGCAGGATGTTCCTGGCGTGGAGGTCGCCGTGGATCAGGGTGTCCGGCTGGACGCGGCCGAGCTCGCGGACGGTGGCAACGGCGGCGTCCACCACGCGAAGGGGCAGTGCATGTGTCAGTTCCTCGGCGTCCTTGCGTAGTTGCTCCTCCCAGGCGTCGGCCTGCCTCCGCAGCCGGGGCAGGCCAGGCGGCGCGGGGACGGCCAGCCGGTGGCTGATCCGTCCTGCCACCGCCACGACCTCGTCACCGTCCTCGATCTCCGCCAGGGTCGACGTCCGGACTCGCTCCAGGAGCATCGCGAATCGGGCGTCGTCGCGCTCGTGCAGCAGTACGGCTCCGCGTCCGCCCCACGCCGCGAACGCGTCCGGCTCATGGACGTTGCCGGGATGCGGAAAGGACACCTTGAGGACAGCGGTTCCTTCGTCCGGCCGTCGCACGGGAACGACGACCCCGACGCCTCCGTGCATGACCGCGCCGTCCGGCACACACCCCCAACGGTCCAGCAGCTTGTCCACGATCCCTGGCAGCTCGGCGAGCCATGCCGTTCCGGGCTGTCCCTCACGCTCGACGGTGCTCAGCGCGAACGCCTCTGGTAACGCGATCATTCGGGCACCTTACGCGTCGGCCCGACGCCGCAGCCAAGCCCGGCTCCCGGATCCGTGACGCGTCGCCCCGTGCCTGAGTCCGTCCCTCAGCCCGCGCCGTATTCGTGCGGTCGGCCGCCCTGCCACTCCACCCAGTGCGGGTCGTCCAGCAGGTCCCACGCCTCGGGGAGGCCCGCGCGGCGCAGGAACTCGATCAGGTCGGCATCGCTGCGGGCCAGGCCGGCGGTCTGGGTGCGGATCGTGACCCGGCGACCGCGGGTGCCCGTCGCGCGATGCACGACGACCGGGGCGGCGCCCGTGCCTTCCGGTGGCGGCGGTTCGTGGTTCACAGCACACCGAGGTCGTTGTCGGGGCGGCAGTACGGGCAGGCGGCGATGCCGTCCTCGGTGAGTGTGCGGAGGGCCTGCTCGCGGGTCAGGACCTTCGTGGACTCGCCGGCCATGCCGCAGTCGCTCGCGTGGACGGCGTCCGGCGCGGGCTTGCCGCCTGCTCGTCGCATCGAGAGCTTCCATTCGGGCTCGGGTGGGGGCAGCGTCCGCGACGCACGTGCGCCCGCCGCCTCCTTCCGTTCCAGCTCCGCGATGGTCTCGTCGGTGCGGCGCAGCTGCCAGACGAGCCATTCGCGGACGCTGCGCAGGCGCTCCAGACGCGACACTTTTTCGGACACGAGTTCGATTCTAGATCCAGGTGGCCCTCCAGCGACAGCGCCCTGCACGAGCGGGGGCAGGTGCGGATACGGCCGAAGCGCTCACGGCGAGGGCATCCGTCAGGCGCCGCAACTCCTGGTCGATGTCGCGGTCGCGGTGTTCGACCAGGCCGTCGGTGCAGAGGGCGAGGACGCTGCCCGGCTCGAGGTCGAGCATGGTGGTCTCGTACGGCATGCCGCAGACGGCGAGTGGGCTGGTCGCCGCCCCGCAGCCTCAGAGCTGGATGGGCAGGTGGCGGGGTCCGCGGAGCATGGCGTTCTGGCGGTAGGGGGGCGACTCCTGGACCAGGCGTGCTGTGCCGAGGTGGGGGAGCAGCGCGCCCAGTGCGGCCTGGGCTTCGATGCGGGCGAGGGGGGCGCCGTAGCAGAGGTGGATGCCGCTGCCGAAGCCGAGGTGCTGGTTGTCCGGGCGGGTGGGGTCGAACCGGTCGGGATCGTGGAACCGCCTGGGGTCGCGGTTGCCCGAGGCCAGCACCAGAAAGACGGGGGTGCCTTGGACGATCGGCGTACCGGCGACGTCGATGTCTGCGAGCGGGACGCGCTCACGCATGTGGACCGGAGGTTCGTAGCGCAGCAGTTCCTCCACCGCTTGCGGCAGCAGGTCGGGGTCACGGCGCAGCTGGTCCAGGTGCTCGGGCTGGCGCAGCAGGGTGAGCACCCCGTTGGCGATCAGGTTGACCGTCGTCTCGTGTCCCGCGATGAGGAGCAGCACGGCGGTTTCCGCGAGTTCCTCCTGGGTCAGCCGCAGGGCCGGGTCCGGCTCGTTGACGAAAGCGGAGAGCATGTCGTCGCTCGGCTTGCCGCGGCGCTGCTCGGCGAGGTTCAGCAGGTACCCGCCCATCTCGATCCGCGCCTGGTCACCGGCCTTGTCCGTCTCGGCGGTGTCCTCTCCGGGTCTGACGTCGGCGGCTGCGACGAGGGCGTCGGACCAGGCCCGGAACAGCGGCTCGTCCTCGCGCGGTACGCCGAGCAGGCGGCAGATCACCGTGACCGGCAGCGGGTAGGCGAAATCGTCGACGACGTCGATCTGCCGGCCCGCCTCGAAGGGCTCCATCAGTTCCTTGGTGCTCTGGTCGATAGCGCCGCGCATGGCATCGACCCGGCCCGGGCTGTGCGGCGGGCCGAAGGGCCGCATGGCGAGGGTGCGCAGCCTGTGGTGCTCCGGGTCGTCGAGGCGCAGGAACGGCGGCTTGTGTGCTGCCTCGCCACGGGTGCGGGGGTCGACACTCATCCGCGGGTCGTGGAGCAGAGCGGCGATCTCGTGGTAGGTGCCGACCAGGTAGCTGCCGTCTGCCTGCTGCACCACTGAACCGGCCTCGCGGAGTTCCGCGTACAGCGGGTAAGGGTTGGGGCGGTTGGCGTAGTCGGTGATCCGTGCCAGGAGGGTGTCGGCGGTCATGCGTACGGCTCCTCGTGGTGAGGCGGGACGTGGGTCAGCCGGTGGGCTGCACCACGGTCAGGCGGCGGTCGGGCAGGTACCCGGTGAGCGCCACGGTGGGGCCGTGGGACAGCCCCTTCGGATCCGGCACGTCGGAGGGAACCGGGATGTCGGCCGCGATCGCACGGTCCGCCGCGCCGGGCGGGGGCGGGAACGGAGCGGCGGTCTCGATCAGGTGTCGGTAGTAGTCGAGCGACTTGGCCATGTCGACGGTGACGGCGGCGGTGACCCGGCCCTGGTAGCCGTAGACCATCGCCAGTCGGCGCGCCTCCAGGGAGCCCTGGGCGATGAGCACGTGGTCGGAGTAGGTGGGCACGCCCACCGACTTGATGTTGAGCCCGAACTGGGTCGACCAGAACGACGGGACGGCCAGGTGCGGGCGCTGCAGGGGCCCCGGGTTGACCATGTTGTGTGCCGCCACCTCGGCCTGCTCGACCGCGTTTCCCCAGTGCTCCAGGGAGAGCAGCTGGTAGCCGAACAGCGGGTGGGGGAAACGGGAGACGTCACCGGCCACGAAGACGTCGTCGGTGACGATCCCGTACATGTTGAAGGCGCGGCATCCGGCGTCGCAGGCGATCCCGCGCGGGCCCGCCGCCAGCCCGGACTCCGCCAGCCATTCGACGTTGCGCACCGCGCCCAGCGCCACGACGCAGACGTCGGCGTCGACGCGGCTGCCGTCGGACAGCTCCGCACCGGTGAAGCTGCCGTTCCCGCGCAGGGCGGTGACCGTCACCCCGGTGCGCAGGTCCACGCCGTGGTTGCGCTGCATGGCGGCCGCGAGCTTCGACAGGGTGCCGCCGAGCGCGCCCACCAGGGGCGCGGGGCCGCGTTCGGCGACCGTGACCTCCAGTCCTCGTTCCCGGCAGGCCGAGGCGATCTCCGAGCCCGTGAAGCCGCCGCCGATCACCAGCACGCGCTCCGGCCCGGCGGCCAGCCGCTGGGCCAGTCCCCCGGCGTCCTCGCGGGTGCGCAGGGTGAACACCCCGTCCAGGTCGGCCTGATCGGCGTTGGGCCAGGGTCGCGCGCGGGTCCCGGTGGCGATCAGCAGTCGGTCGTAGGGCAATGACTCGCCGTCCTCCAGCAGCACCTGTTTCCCGAGCAGATCCACGCCGGTGGCACGTACCCCCAGCCGCCAGTCGGCCTCCGGGTCCCGGCGCATCGGCAGTCCGGTGGTGTCCGCCGTCGCCTGGCCGAGCAGCACCTGCTTGGACAGCGGCGGACGGTCGTAGGGCGGGTGGGGTTCGTCCCCGACCACGGTCAGCGAGCCGGTGAAGCCCTCCGCGCGCAGCGCCTCCGCGGCCCTGAGCCCCGCCAGCGACGCGCCGACGATGACGATACGGCCGTCCTTGAGGTCACCGGGCACCGGCGCTCACCTCCTCACCGAGGAGGATCGCCTGCACCGGGCACGCGGCCGCGGCCTGGCGCACGCGCTCGACCTGGTC from Streptomyces formicae includes these protein-coding regions:
- a CDS encoding DUF6233 domain-containing protein, translated to MSEKVSRLERLRSVREWLVWQLRRTDETIAELERKEAAGARASRTLPPPEPEWKLSMRRAGGKPAPDAVHASDCGMAGESTKVLTREQALRTLTEDGIAACPYCRPDNDLGVL
- a CDS encoding cytochrome P450; translation: MTADTLLARITDYANRPNPYPLYAELREAGSVVQQADGSYLVGTYHEIAALLHDPRMSVDPRTRGEAAHKPPFLRLDDPEHHRLRTLAMRPFGPPHSPGRVDAMRGAIDQSTKELMEPFEAGRQIDVVDDFAYPLPVTVICRLLGVPREDEPLFRAWSDALVAAADVRPGEDTAETDKAGDQARIEMGGYLLNLAEQRRGKPSDDMLSAFVNEPDPALRLTQEELAETAVLLLIAGHETTVNLIANGVLTLLRQPEHLDQLRRDPDLLPQAVEELLRYEPPVHMRERVPLADIDVAGTPIVQGTPVFLVLASGNRDPRRFHDPDRFDPTRPDNQHLGFGSGIHLCYGAPLARIEAQAALGALLPHLGTARLVQESPPYRQNAMLRGPRHLPIQL
- a CDS encoding NAD(P)/FAD-dependent oxidoreductase, with product MPGDLKDGRIVIVGASLAGLRAAEALRAEGFTGSLTVVGDEPHPPYDRPPLSKQVLLGQATADTTGLPMRRDPEADWRLGVRATGVDLLGKQVLLEDGESLPYDRLLIATGTRARPWPNADQADLDGVFTLRTREDAGGLAQRLAAGPERVLVIGGGFTGSEIASACRERGLEVTVAERGPAPLVGALGGTLSKLAAAMQRNHGVDLRTGVTVTALRGNGSFTGAELSDGSRVDADVCVVALGAVRNVEWLAESGLAAGPRGIACDAGCRAFNMYGIVTDDVFVAGDVSRFPHPLFGYQLLSLEHWGNAVEQAEVAAHNMVNPGPLQRPHLAVPSFWSTQFGLNIKSVGVPTYSDHVLIAQGSLEARRLAMVYGYQGRVTAAVTVDMAKSLDYYRHLIETAAPFPPPPGAADRAIAADIPVPSDVPDPKGLSHGPTVALTGYLPDRRLTVVQPTG